One window from the genome of Hydra vulgaris chromosome 02, alternate assembly HydraT2T_AEP encodes:
- the LOC136075803 gene encoding general transcription factor II-I repeat domain-containing protein 2A-like — MPGKHEAKRKYARQWNEKWELIYFFSEGPSNALCLICNETVSELKGTKLERHFVSKHELYSTKYPLDSTTRKIKYDSLKSCLKKQKNLFQQMSSSVDCETGASNMVSWILAKKLKPFTDGEIIKECMIEASKFFSPNDKKIHDKFQSMHLSARTVTRKIEKMVVNVYEQLSNNLSEAEFVSIALDESTYLVGKAQLCVYAGFITTNCCLFKELLGIEPLETTTTGQDIYDKLFKILKNRKVPLQKISSVVTDGAPAMIGRIRGVVTLLRNSGEFPNKFMSYHCVIHHEALCPKDATIDDVMTAVVKTINHIRSNALKRRQFRALMEQNEDEHGDLLLHSEVWWLSRGNILNRFWECLPSVLQFMVTQKFSFITMSIKEFKCKLAFLCDITAQFNVLNKRLQGRRVLVCDLINHITVMKTKLNLYKTQFASGSCTHFPTLNECQPSRGMLSSFSLIVTALHDQFENRFNEFEDLKKHMVFLCYPFDFDMNDISILKDFEEADTLKAKDELINFQCDDELRRKAPKKDEDGTFGENLIIFWHAVMKERFPVLKKHANRLICMYGTSYQCEQTFSAMKIIKNVYRTRLTETHLNDLVLAATTKYSPNF, encoded by the exons ATGCCAGGTAAACATGAAGCGAAGCGTAAATATGCACGTCAGTGGAATGAAAAATGGGAGCTGATTTATTTCTTCTCTGAGGGACCAAGTAATGCTCTATGTTTAATATGTAATGAGACTGTTAGTGAACTGAAAGGAACCAAGCTTGAACGTCATTTCGTATCAAAACATGAATTGTACAGTACTAAATATCCTCTTGATTCAACaaccagaaaaataaaatacgacTCATTGAAaagctgtttaaaaaaacagaaaaatttgtttcaacaAATGTCTAGCAGTGTTGATTGTGAAACTGGTGCCTCTAATATGGTGTCATGGATATTAGCAAAAAAACTGAAACCATTTACTGATGGTGAAATAATCAAAGAATGCATGATTGAagcatcaaaatttttttccccaaatgataaaaaaattcatgacaAATTTCAAAGTATGCACTTGTCCGCGCGTACAGTTACTCGAAAAATTGAGAAAATGGTTGTTAATGTTTATGAACAATTGTCAAACAATCTGTCAGAAGCTGAATTTGTGAGTATCGCTCTCGATGAGTCTACTTACCTTGTCGGTAAAGCACAACTCTGTGTTTATGCAGGTTTTATCACTAcgaattgttgtttatttaaagaactGCTTGGAATTGAACCACTGGAAACAACTACAACTGGACAAGATATTTATGACAAAttgttcaaaatattaaaaaataggaaAGTGCCTCTTCAAAAAATATCTTCAGTTGTTACAGATGGCGCTCCTGCTATGATTGGAAGAATTCGAGGAGTTGTTACTTTGCTGAGAAATAGTGGTGAGTTTCCTAACAAATTTATGTCATATCACTGTGTGATACACCATGAAGCACTGTGCCCTAAAGATGCGACAATTGATGATGTAATGACAGCTGtagtaaaaacaatcaatcatATACGTTCCAATGCACTCAAACGGCGTCAATTTCGTGCGCTAATGGAACAAAATGAAGATGAACATGGCGATCTTCTTCTTCATTCAGAG GTTTGGTGGCTATCAAGAGGAAATATTCTTAACAGATTTTGGGAGTGTTTGCCAAGTGTACTGCAGTTCATGGTAACTcaaaaattttcattcattacAATGTCTATTAAAGAGTTTAAGTGTAAACTGGCTTTCCTTTGCGACATCACAGCACAATTCAATGTTCTGAATAAGAGATTACAAGGCCGCCGTGTGCTGGTTTGTGATTTGATCAACCACATCACTGTGATGAAGACAAAACTTAATTTGTACAAAACTCAATTTGCATCTGGTAGTTGTACTCATTTTCCTACTTTAAATGAATGTCAACCATCAAGGGGAATGTTATCGTCATTTTCATTAATAGTGACTGCTCTGCATGATCAATTTGAAAACAGATTTAATGAATTTGAAGACTTAAAAAAGCATATGGTTTTTTTGTGTTATCCATTTGACTTTGATATGAATGATATTAGTATTCTAAAGGACTTTGAAGAAGCTGATACTTTAAAAGCAAAGGATGAACTAATTAACTTTCAATGTGACGACGAGTTGAGAAGAAAGGCAccaaaaaaagatgaagatggCACTTTTggtgaaaatttaattattttctggCATGCTGTCATGAAGGAACGTTTTCCAGTTCttaaaaaacatgcaaatagACTTATCTGTATGTATGGCACTAGTTACCAATGCGAACAAACATTCTCAGccatgaaaataataaaaaatgtttacagaaCAAGACTGACTGAAACTCATTTGAATGACCTTGTGCTAGCTGCAACAACAAAATACTCaccaaatttttaa